In Rhipicephalus sanguineus isolate Rsan-2018 chromosome 1, BIME_Rsan_1.4, whole genome shotgun sequence, the DNA window aagtgtcatggcactgacacaagtaaaaagtaagaaaaaattgccagaaagcgaagttcgactgctcgtagacgttcgcgggcttgtttttgtcgagatcgcgCGAACGCCACCACGTCactgtgctccaccaataggggcgcactgacctcatcgcctgccctcgctggagaactctgCCACctatataaaagaatgtcactgtcgttagttttatccaagtagcttagtagcagcagtatcagcttcagAAGCGTAGTTCAGCCACCGTGAATTGTTTGGCTCGgtgttgtttctatagcagtatctttcatcttaagatgcacgatacattatcgaatgtgtcggaaatacagatacagatattcGTCTTGCGAGATGcgtcgcgatacagatacaagatacccaaggagtatcttagatagtatctaagatatatgtatattcgatactgcccagcactggccggcgttgtcgtttacgttcagcttcgcgagcgtctatagcgccgttgcgaaggagagtgcaacgcttgccggcgttgccgtttacgttcagatTCGCGAGCgaccatagcgccgttgcgaagaagAGTACAACGGGAACGAGCGctcgccgcattatatacgagggaacagctgtggcggagagagagaaacgggagaggagaaacaaagcggaggcagcgctcacgccacctcctcccacctcttCGCACTCacacgaggagaggggggagagttggcgcatgtgtagtatgggtgcggacgccgcagaatggacactgccccgagcataagatgctttcgcatgtaAAAATTGCGGCCAACTAGAGgccaacagcttcgctgtaatatTGGGCTGCAACCCACGCTGTGAAGGTGACTGGCCAGCGAAGCTGCGGTATGACCTGATCCCGCAGATCAATGTAGCGTAGCCTTGAACTATTAAGCAGATTGGTATGCATATGATTGACAGCATGCTCGTCGCGTTCACTCTGCTATTAGGGAGTACTAACTATGCGTCTACTTCCGACAGCGGTGTCATGAAGCAGATGAAATTAGTTGCTGGGCAGGTTCCGTTTTTGCATATGAAACTGGACTGGCGTATCTCCCTGCTTCCTATGCTATATTTCCCGCTTATTGCAACTGTCCATTTACATTTTCGCAAGCATGCCCCGCATTTATTGGGCTGTGTCACTTTTTTGCCGAGTGTTGTAGTTTATTTAGCTCCAGTTCTGCTTTTAGGTTGCGCATCGACTGGCGCGCACTATAATCCTCTAGGTATGACTCATGGTGGTCCAATGGACAGAAAACGGTAAAGTATTCtttcattatctttttttttgcgaaaacATATTGCTCTAACAAGTTTTATATCCTCAAATGCATATTGTTCTACTGTGGTATGGTACGCTAACGACAAAGGAGATGTTTGAATTTAGATAGCAAATGGCCGTCAGCTTTTCTCAGAAGTATGATCTCTCTTTGCTGTCGACTGCGTGTAACTGCTTATTTCGTTAATATTCATTCCAAAATGAAGTAGAAAGTAACATTCTTAGTACTGCTGCAATTGTGTCAGTGGCCTCGTGCCGTTGTTATATCGCAAAATACACCCTATACTCTATGTCCTATCCATGCCTTTCTGTTGTTGCATAAGTTTGTTAAAAGGCATAATAATCAGAGATCGACGAGCTATATTTACCATCTCGTTGTAAGGGAAAGCTGATGCCACGCTTGCCGACATGCGGTGCATCGAGGAACGATCGGAGGAAGCAAAGTACGGGGCTCGTTGTAAAACACTCAATTACATTAAGAATATAGATAGAGAAACGAAACTATACAATACATAGGAGGGATGAATACGTTGCGCCTGCTCATAAAGCCGCCTTTAGTACGCTATAGGGTACACCACCGACCAGCTTTCAAGCTGCCACGACCTATAGAAGCCGAAGGGTTCGTCAATTTCGCTGTAGTAGTTCGAGGGGATCTAGACAAAGAAGTGCGGCGTGGGTCATCCTTTACAAGTAATGGTCCTGCAGGTGGGGGCTCCAGATGGCGCGATGTTGTGTCGATTGCGGATACGGAGGCGGCGATAACTAAAAAAAACACTGTTGCCTTTCCTGACGTCAAATACAAAACTAGTAATTGGGAGCgccttcattaaaaaaaaaaactaaacattTCAATCTAATTCAAGTCCATACTTGTAAATGTGTGCGCTTCTCGGTGTGTGTACGATAGACGAAAGAGGCAGATGGGACAGGCGCCTGTCCCGTCTACTCCTTTCGGCTATCGTCGAAACACACATTTATTTACACGTATGCATTCCTAACAACTCGCTAAAGCTTCTATTCTAATTCAATCTAAGCTGCTGGTATTAATCGGAACGCTTGTGACAAAAAAACGTGAGGTAGAAGTGGCAGTAGTTGAAGAGTGATGTGTTCTGACGAGTTTGCGACTGTCGTCCGGGCTTGCAAATTCAGGCTTTCGCATGTCCGCGTAGGcgtctgatctttttttttcctaggtgTACTGAAGCTGCGATGTGGAATCATACACATGATTTGGCCGTGATCACATTAATTAAGCGAATACACATATCCGGTGTTCAGACTGTGCTTGTGTTAATGGTATCATGGTTGTGCTTATTCCAGGCACGTGGGTGACTTGGGAAACATCGAAGCTGACAAGAGTGGTACTGCCGTATTTAACATGACGGACCGCTTTTTGACTTTAAACGGCGGACACTCCATCATCGGTCGTGCTCTTGTGGTAAGGAGCAGACATATTCAGCACATATAATACTGCGAGATAAAAACTGGAGCACGTCAGGAGTTATATTTGTTACTAACTGTAGGGGATAACACGCAACAGTCTTCTGAACATATTGTTTCCAAAGGTCCAAGCCAAACTAAAGAATTGCTTTTTAACGAGTAGCGTTTTCTCTACACCGAGCGTTACCGATGGCTGCAGTGTGAACGCCGTTGCATGACGGCTTTACGCAGttcggtggcttagtggttaacCATAACGCtgctggttcgattccgagcAGTGGGGCACCCGCTACAGTGGTCTAtgatggttacggtgctcgactgctgaccggaaggtcgcgggatcgaatcccggccgcggcggccgcattttcgatggaggcaaaaatgcttgaggcccgtttacttagatttatgtgcacgttagaaaacccaaggtggtcgaaatttcctgaaccctgcactacggcgtccctcataatcatatcgtggttttgggacgttaaaccccaacaattattataatcaTAGCAGTGGTAGCCGTATTCCATAATGCAGGCAAGCCGGAAAGCCGGAATGCAAGAGGTTGTATGCTATTGAATTGAGGTGTCTACTGACTATCATATAAAGGTGTCTGACGTTTATTTATGCGTATCCATTATAACCTAATGAATTGTGCCACATTCACTGTAGTACACGGGCACAtcagagaagtcaagacaccacaaacgccgactaacaactgaaagggcgcacaacggctgaaaagaaaggaggcacgaaaacttagtgccttcttttttttccgccgttgtgcgccttttcagttgttagtcggcgttcgtggtgtcttgacttctctcttgtgtccgtgtttgcacgccctgtctctttaacatgaatacttaccaacttgctcagctctctgttgttctAAGCTTCCCTATAGTAGCAGAAATTATTTAGCGTCACGGGGCCTACTCCCTTATTTTTTTGTCCGGTTTTTCTTTAGTGCGAAGACAGTTCTACACATTAAAAATGAGCTTCCTGTGCCCGTAAGCCAGTCTGTATCCTCACGGTGTCGTCTTCATTTTTTCGCCATCAACACGCCACGTGGTCCTCTATAACTGTACTCTAAGCACGTGGagtcaaaaaagaagaaagaaaattccACCACTGGGGGATTGAAACTGTCATCCATCATGATATGACAGTAACTATATAGCAGCGCGCCTTAATGGCTGTGCCATCGCATACAGCTTTTGTGTTGTAGTGGTGTGAAAAGTTATGTTTTAAGCGAAGTTTGGAATACTGGCGCATGCGTGTACATTTCGGAAGCCACAAAAGCGAAACGCTACAAGGTCAGAAGGCCGCGTTGTAGGCAACGGCAATAAGGGATCTCCTCTGGTGATGACATTGATGTTCACGGTGAAATATAGCCACTGCCGCCGTAAAGCTGCGTTCTCACTAGAGCACGAAACAAGTGCAAGCGGCAAAACGCAGTACTTGAAATTGCCTCGCTTCAGTGCCCAAGCCGGCAAAGTATCGGGCGGCGAGCCCGATCGGTCTCGGCCCGATTTCTTGCGAAAGTGGATCGCTTTTCCGCTTTAGCAGAACCTGTTCTTGGCTACAGTAGCATGTAAACCTCCAGTCGCAAATGAGAAATGGCGGCCAAAGAGTTGGTCGTGATTTTCAACGACGCTCTCACAATGACAGCGTGCTGCAAGACGAAACTCACAGCCTCTACAAGGACGCGTTACTCAATAGCCTGATTTATTTGAGTATTAGCGGAGAGATGGGGTTTAACAGAAGGTGGAGCAGCAGAGGGTTAGCGTCTTCCAACGTATCACGCTTTCACAGGGCCGGGTGCGTTCTCCGCAGCCGCTACCGGGGTGTCTGCATGCTTCTGGTCCATCTACAGAAACAACACGTTGGAAATGTTGCAACTATTTCTTCTCCTTGGTGGGCATCCAGCACTGAAATTCAGTACGGAACAAAAAAGCTCTGAAAACGGGAAGTTACACGCATTCGCTGCATATGCTGACGAAAAAGTAGGTGGAAGTGGCGAAAGCGGCAGCGGATGAGGCAGAACAAATATGAACACCTTGAACAAGCGAGGAAAAGAATTTCCGCACGATTTGGCTTTTTCGCTCTACGGCCACTTCCACAGTGTGAACGACTCCTAATTTACTATAAAACTGTAAGAAATACGAAAGCTTGCTGATTTATTTTCTGGAACATATTTTCAGGTGCACGCAGATGTGGATGATCTCGGTCGCGGCTCCCACAATGATAGTCTGACTACCGGACATTCTGGAAGCCGTATAGCCTGCTGTGTCATTGCGATTCAACCTCCGAAACCGAAGAAGAATtacagaaagaatgaaaaatcACCAAGTAAAggtggaaaaaatgaaaaataaacgtTAAGAAACACAAAAACACGACATTTGGGTTAATTTTGGTTTTGTAATTATAATTGCAAATGACCGTTTGCCGACAAAAATTTAGAGGCTAAGTTCCAATATATAACAGAAAATAAATCTACTTTATAttttaaaaaatccggcagatcccacgcactgtgggaatcgatgtaatgcgaagcagccagcaaagagctgcatacatcgcctcgtTTGTCTTTGGGGCAAATGAAGTCATACATGTCATGACGTCTAGTTCACTATGTatcacatgtttgtcatgcatgcaagcATGTGCAAtctttaatataatgaaacgtatattctggtatatacaatgcatgacctgtcgtttatgtttgcCAGGaactcatgtcatgtcataccaattttgatgcacaTCCAGTCAACAAAACGGCCGCAACGCACcacgacagtgtcatgtaaatcatgcagtacatgacatgcatgttatgatttgcgtgttcggacctgtcatttatattcgtcatacagtcacgtcacgtagtaccagttttggtgtgtatcaagctagggaaacggccgtagcgcaccatgagcttggcatgtaaatcatgctgtaatgATTGTCATGTCAGCAGCTCCCATTAGCGTTCATCAGTTTTTGCGGAATGGAcgcctccattccattcaatTCCAtaccggggaattagaacttcccgcaattccattcctttcaattcctcggaatgaaaaaaacttagcccattcccgctccggggaatggccgggcagttcaattccattcctgtaatttgTCAACGTAGGAAatgcaccttgatagttttatcgagttaagaatgaacattCCATAAAGCTGACGtcgtcagatgcattaagaactgcaaccGAGTTGCATTTGTAAGATTCTAATTAGACACGCCCAAGTAATTAAACACACAGTAGAAAATACTTCCCAGGACTATGTACACGATACATACCTCTACACCCAACTTGGCTTTGGGAGATGACTCACAAATATTTGCGACGTGAGTGAAATGTATTACGTTACATATGTGGAACGTCTTCCCTTATTAGGAAACGTCATTGAATAAGGCAGTTATAGAAGTCACTTTCACCGAAAGGTCgtagcaatgaacgcgatagcaacaaattggaatgttatacgaagtagggCTAGAAGCTCACCCTTTTAGCAGGCGACCAGGAGTAAATGAACAAAATAGATGCATTACGAACTGCAttaagatgcattaagaactggaaCACTActgaagcaaaaaaataaaatcacaaggcgtaagggggggggggggtatgccgccgccgtagttccgcacgacggataccaacggcatagagccgcggttacgcgaagaatagagacaaacttcggagaaACGCAGTCTATATAAgaacagaattgtagtaggcgcgttgcttataaatgtaccgtgcttgtcatcagccaagccattttaaaaatactgctttattgttaaattcgaggctctgaattagtaatgtttgaagtttgaaaaacagcacgtagaaggaagcgtgctctattttcggaaaaagatgtaattccattcccattccatttcgtgcaaaatgcgcttaattccattcccattccattcctccaagcgttgccccattccattccggggtcgcgaaaatgtggaatgattccagagtcattccaattccggagtggcaacatCACAACACtggtgttcatcatacagtcgcatcgcgcaataccaatataggtgtatgtcaagctagagaaacggccgcgagcgcaccatgaggtggcaggtaaatcatgttctacatgtcatgcatgtcatgattttcatgttaacaccagTGATTTATCTTCTTAATGCAGTCACGTCATGCagcaccaaatttggtacatgtcaagatagcgaaacggctgcaagcgcaccatgagcggggcatgcatgtcatagcgtagatgacatgcatgccatgattttcatgttaccatctgtaatttatgttcgccatacagaaaggCTTCGTCGTActaatttggtatatatccatctaattaaGTGGCCGCCAGcgcccgagaccatgccatgtaaatcatgacagacGATCATGAGagacgtgtcatgatttgcattaTAGGACCTGTcccttatgtttgtcatacaatcttgtcacgccataccaattttgatatatatcaagttaacgaaacggccgcaagagcaccaagactgtggcatgtaaatcctgccgttcacgacatgcatttcatggttttcatgttatgacctgtcttgtatgttcgtcatacactcatgttaggccataccaattttggtatacgtcccattagcgaaacggccaggagagcataaagtcgtaggcggctagatagatagatagatagatagatagatagatagatagatagatagatagatagatagatagatagatagatagatagatagatagatagatagatagatagatagatagatacgctcaaagtcgcaagaagttcgctaagaaatgctttttaTTAGTGCCGTAATCTAAAACGCGAAATGAATAATCAGCACATAAGCAGACAATGCCTCAGCTGTGTGGTTTTGTTATGGTGGAACTCCGACCAACGCTGATTAGTAAGGAGCGATTACTAAAACGCCAGAATTTACTAAATGAAGATGGTAAGGTCACCGCAGACGCATTTTATATGGTCTAAATGCAAGAACACTAGTGCACTCAGATTTAGGTGTATATTAAGGAAACTGGGGTGGTAAAAATGATTCCATCGACCCATACTTccgcgtgcctcatagtcatggCATGCTTCTGGCGCGTATTACCGCGTATTTTTTTTATGGTATGAGTTAACTCCCAATATTAAAAAAGGCGTTCATTCATTGATACAATGACAACGTTGTAACTTTCTCGGGAATGTGTGTGAACTCACAACCATATTGCTGTGAACAGTTTCAAGTTCTGCTGACACACGACAAGCTGCCTGCTGAGAGATCCACTCTAGAGCGCTTTANNNNNNNNNNNNNNNNNNNNNNNNNNNNNNNNNNNNNNNNNNNNNNNNNNNNNNNNNNNNNNNNNNNNNNNNNNNNNNNNNNNNNNNNNNNNNNNNNNNNCTTTAATTATtggcatcgaaacacgcaaactcgatccccacttacacaaacatgcacacaacatttcGCAATTAATACAGCACTCACACTGACACCGCTCACCACCCtccttcacaaccaaactttgtcaccgagtatatataggcaaccacatcttgacctccaatgtagctcagatgggaccTTCTTTACCGTGTAATtaggcaacaaacattcatggcgtacgtgtaaatttgcggtgggcttatagataccactgaggcacacctatcttttactaaaaatctgcctaacattcaacgactttttttatgcataacgttaagcgcaatactgaatcgacgaggacgggacagggagtgacacacacacaagcgctaactttcaacaatgctttattgtgagccggatcactgcataaatacatgaaaattgcggacatctggcatgcgcaaatgtgaaggatctagaaatgacaattcttttctggacaatgataatgaaggtgcgctgacacaatcttggcctaactcgtgtatggtggctgattcaactatcaaccgcgtggtctcatctttgtgcgtgcgtacgacagagcactcatgaaaagcaggcgaacacccacacgtgctgaaTTCAATTTTTGCGCTTTTACgagacgtcttgccgtgttatattcgctgcccacagacattttccTTTAAAGCTCacttaccagcagaggtaaagcaacaatacctttgcaagcacaatattgttcaatgatcttcttaaaaagaatcattttaataagCGCCCACTTAAAAAAGTGGGCGCTCGAGCAAACATTGGCGTCGCTTTTACGGCTCCAAAcaagctgggaaagctgtgcaggctcagcaacccaactgctcacaaagcgcgcggctgcgtaaaaaatcacagagttcgccacgtggaatgcaaagaaggggtcgtgtacaagctccccctttcgtgtgggaaattctacgtggggcagacagggcgctgccttaacgacaggcttagagaacacaaaaacaatgtgaagaagggtggcgatggt includes these proteins:
- the LOC119379588 gene encoding superoxide dismutase [Cu-Zn] isoform X1, giving the protein MNNSALALRSPATLVVVHRQPLLFPILLATLFGAARRRRTYVSDAICVFQVGNASGSVTFHQDPFSFVRLHGNITRLPQGKHGFHVHEYGDLSDGCASTGAHYNPLGMTHGGPMDRKRHVGDLGNIEADKSGTAVFNMTDRFLTLNGGHSIIGRALVVHADVDDLGRGSHNDSLTTGHSGSRIACCVIAIQPPKPKKNYRKNEKSPSKGGKNEK